A part of Coriobacteriia bacterium genomic DNA contains:
- a CDS encoding DUF427 domain-containing protein, with protein sequence MSNPSETLRGVKRVRPGPGQESVWDYPRPPVVEPTPRRIEVVFAGAVIADTTKALRALETSHPPVYYIPLEDVRPGVLATSGHATYCEFKGEARYHDVRIDGRSASDAAWVYETPSAGYEVLTGHVAFYPQAMDECRVDGEVVRAQPGAYYGGWITADVVGPFKGGPGTNGW encoded by the coding sequence ATGTCTAACCCAAGCGAAACCCTGCGCGGAGTCAAGCGCGTACGGCCCGGCCCAGGACAGGAATCGGTTTGGGACTACCCACGTCCCCCGGTGGTCGAGCCCACGCCCCGGCGCATCGAGGTCGTGTTCGCGGGCGCGGTGATCGCCGACACGACGAAGGCACTGCGCGCGCTCGAGACGAGCCATCCGCCCGTCTACTACATCCCGCTTGAGGACGTCAGGCCTGGCGTGCTCGCCACGAGCGGACACGCTACGTACTGCGAGTTCAAGGGCGAGGCCCGCTACCACGACGTGCGCATCGACGGGCGCAGCGCTTCGGACGCCGCCTGGGTCTACGAGACTCCTTCGGCTGGCTACGAGGTGCTCACCGGCCATGTCGCCTTCTACCCGCAGGCAATGGACGAGTGCCGCGTTGACGGCGAGGTCGTCAGGGCTCAGCCGGGCGCCTACTACGGCGGATGGATCACGGCCGACGTCGTGGGCCCCTTCAAGGGCGGCCCGGGTACGAACGGCTGGTAG
- the purE gene encoding 5-(carboxyamino)imidazole ribonucleotide mutase codes for MGSKSDLAVMDECAAQLEELGVPYEVIIASAHRQPTKVHDWATNAAGRGIRVIVAAAGKAAHLGGVVAAYTPLPVITVPMKTSDLGGLDSLLSMVQMPTGVPVACVAINGARNAAILATQILGAGMPEYRERIAGYKRALADG; via the coding sequence ATGGGCTCCAAGAGCGATCTGGCCGTGATGGACGAGTGCGCCGCCCAGCTCGAAGAGCTTGGCGTTCCGTACGAAGTCATCATCGCCTCGGCACACCGCCAGCCGACGAAGGTGCACGACTGGGCGACGAATGCAGCAGGTCGGGGGATTCGCGTGATCGTCGCTGCGGCGGGCAAGGCCGCGCATCTCGGCGGGGTCGTGGCCGCCTACACGCCGCTGCCTGTCATCACGGTGCCGATGAAGACGAGCGATCTCGGCGGGCTCGACTCGCTGCTCTCGATGGTGCAGATGCCCACCGGCGTGCCGGTGGCGTGTGTGGCCATCAACGGTGCCAGGAACGCGGCGATCCTTGCCACTCAGATCCTCGGCGCCGGCATGCCGGAGTACCGCGAGCGCATCGCCGGTTACAAGCGGGCGCTCGCCGATGGGTAA
- a CDS encoding coproporphyrinogen III oxidase family protein, with protein sequence MLAERLLSAAVATTQGGYFAKAPRQVPSLQGPESGKQYLLYAHVPFCERLCPYCSFNRFPFSEDPARAYFKSLRAQMRMVADLGYAFDSLYIGGGTPTILVDELCETIDLARELFGALEVSTETNPNHLIPEILEPLKDRVQRMSVGVQSFDDGLLKQMDRYDKYGSGAEIHERLQSLEGFFHSLNVDMIFNFPSQTEEVLRRDIEMVKASRCNQTTFYPLMASRSVATQLKRTVGMVDYDREARYYEILSRELADTFELSTAWTFSRIGGGMIDEYIVDYEEYVGIGSGAFSYLRGDIYLTTFSLRDYSAAIAEGRMPVAVGSANNSLANQMRYRFLMRLFGLRLDKKAFKRDFGVGVERGLWKEMLFFRTFGGFATDNDEELTLTPKGRYLAVVMQRTMFAHLNNLRDTARNALASDERQLLFGDGATACATGCADDA encoded by the coding sequence ATGCTTGCCGAGCGGCTCCTGTCGGCAGCGGTCGCTACGACGCAGGGCGGCTATTTCGCCAAGGCCCCTCGCCAGGTGCCATCGTTGCAGGGGCCTGAATCCGGGAAGCAGTACCTGCTCTACGCGCATGTGCCCTTCTGCGAGCGGCTCTGCCCGTACTGCAGCTTCAATCGCTTCCCGTTTTCCGAGGATCCTGCGCGCGCCTACTTCAAGAGCCTGCGCGCACAGATGCGGATGGTCGCCGACCTCGGCTATGCGTTCGACTCGCTGTACATCGGCGGAGGCACGCCTACGATCCTCGTGGACGAGCTCTGCGAGACCATCGATCTCGCGCGCGAGCTGTTCGGAGCGCTTGAGGTGTCCACCGAGACGAACCCGAACCATCTGATCCCCGAGATCCTCGAGCCGCTCAAGGATCGGGTGCAGCGCATGAGCGTGGGCGTGCAGAGCTTCGATGACGGCCTGCTGAAGCAGATGGACCGCTACGACAAGTATGGTTCGGGCGCCGAGATCCACGAGCGCCTGCAGTCGCTTGAGGGCTTCTTCCACTCGCTCAACGTGGACATGATCTTCAACTTCCCCTCGCAGACCGAGGAGGTCCTGCGTCGGGACATCGAGATGGTGAAGGCGAGCCGCTGCAACCAGACGACGTTCTACCCGCTGATGGCCTCTCGCTCGGTGGCCACCCAGCTCAAGCGCACGGTCGGCATGGTGGACTACGACCGGGAGGCCCGCTACTACGAGATCCTCTCGCGCGAGCTCGCCGACACGTTCGAGCTGTCGACCGCCTGGACCTTCTCGCGCATCGGCGGTGGCATGATCGACGAGTACATCGTGGACTACGAGGAGTATGTGGGCATCGGCAGCGGCGCGTTCAGCTACCTGCGCGGTGACATCTACCTCACCACGTTCTCGCTGCGCGACTACAGCGCCGCCATAGCCGAGGGTCGCATGCCGGTGGCGGTGGGAAGCGCCAACAACAGCCTCGCGAACCAGATGCGCTACCGGTTCCTGATGCGGCTGTTCGGGCTTCGGCTCGACAAGAAGGCCTTCAAGCGGGACTTCGGCGTGGGTGTGGAGCGTGGCCTCTGGAAAGAGATGCTCTTCTTCCGCACCTTCGGCGGCTTCGCCACCGACAACGACGAGGAGCTCACGCTCACGCCAAAGGGCCGCTATCTCGCGGTCGTGATGCAGCGTACGATGTTCGCGCACCTGAACAACCTGCGAGACACGGCGCGCAATGCGCTCGCCTCCGACGAGCGCCAGCTGCTCTTCGGCGACGGGGCTACGGCATGCGCGACCGGGTGCGCGGACGACGCGTAG
- a CDS encoding PadR family transcriptional regulator, giving the protein MADVVDSAVRKFQKELNAGTAALVLLAILERSGEPLYGYQIAKQLERATSAGVPAKQGTLYPVLRSLEAQGLLSSRVEPSVAGPPRKYYAITAAGTEVLAAWQDAWIRTRDFVDGTLEGGRS; this is encoded by the coding sequence GTGGCTGATGTAGTGGACAGCGCGGTCCGCAAGTTCCAGAAGGAGCTGAACGCAGGGACCGCAGCGCTCGTGTTGCTCGCGATCCTCGAGCGTTCCGGCGAGCCCCTGTACGGCTATCAGATAGCCAAACAGCTCGAGCGGGCGACTTCGGCGGGAGTGCCCGCCAAGCAGGGTACGCTCTACCCGGTGCTCCGTTCGCTCGAGGCGCAAGGTCTTCTGTCGAGCCGCGTTGAGCCGTCGGTCGCAGGGCCGCCGCGCAAGTACTACGCAATCACCGCAGCAGGGACAGAGGTCCTCGCGGCCTGGCAGGACGCATGGATCCGCACGAGGGACTTCGTGGATGGGACATTGGAAGGGGGTCGGAGCTAG